The DNA sequence aacaatttaattaataataataacataccaCTATCAGAGTCCGAGTTCATGAGGAGACCTTCCAGTTTGGTTCCTACCGATGGAGTCTTGCTTGGAGACAAGTCACCCAGGAGCATACTGATAATATATttagagaaaaaattaaaaaatataaaaacgctCGATGCGGTCAAGTATTaagtaacgaatttggggggggggggggtccttttgtaaaacgttacgatgcggggcggggattgcgtgacgtaatacttgaaaagAAATCGATAAAATCTAGAAAAACATTGAAAATTTAGAAAAGAACtcgataaaattaataaaaaatagtaaaaattttgcaaaaaaaaaaaattaagaaaaaaatatcgtcATAAGTGACATAACAAATTCAAAAACTCACCCAGTCTTATTGTTGTGAACTGGTGGCGGAGTCGACAACAACAAATTGTTGTCATTCGAATTGTTGGTGTCTGTCGAGTTGTTTGACAGAGCATCTGCGCCTGCGCACATATAACATTGGTACATTAGAAAAAGTCAATTAAGCGTAATCCCACCACTTCAACCTCAGACCCTACCAGGGCTCCGTCTGTTACCTTAGATCTCTTAGTGCAAACATCccgtaataatttatatattcactacCTATCCGTAGGGTCTCCCCctcttatatatttagttatttagtgCAGCTTGCTAATACATATACTATAGAGAcctaacatttattacatacctACGCCtaacgatttatttaaaaaaatactcgtcaatttaaataaacataaactaccgaaataatatataaaataagtggctacaaccttttaggtttgggcctcagatttcttaatctatttcatgattgtcaatctaatgggcaagtaggtgatcagccttctgtgtcttgggtctaaggcaagccggtttcctcacgatcttTTCCTtcgtacgagcgaatgttaaatgcgttaGAAAGAACATTGGTGCACGCGGTTTTACGATCTCAAGGTCGCatgctgaaaccactaggccaacacaacACTGCTTTGCAAACAAAACTCACCAAACTCAGTCACCTTCCCATTACACCCAAAACCATTCGCAATACTCAGAGACGAGATCTGCTTCTCCAACTCCAGGGGCGTTTTGAATTCGACTATGTCCGAGATTTTGTTGCGAGTGAGGTACGCGGACAAGTCGTCCTTGTATGTTATTTTTGACAGCTCCTGCAATCAATCAACAGCCTATTAAAAGGACAAACAAAAAGATCGAGGCCTGAAAAAATCAATCCtatcctatcctgatcaatcgtgacttgtataattcttatgtttccttttacatcactatacgctgttcatgtatttgtaagattagcttttaagtttttagtttgttattaatttttttttgtattattttagattaaggatTCTGCACTCCTCGCAcccatcatgtttcttttttttttttttttctcttaactagagttgcctggaagagatcgcttattagcgataaggccgcccgttgcatcccttataatttttatgtattgtgtttcttttatttgcaacgaagtgtaaataaaaaaaaaaaacagattaaataatttgtgttattCCAGTccaaataatatatcattCGCACAGTAGTTCTTTAGCCAAAAAGGGgcattattatgttttttttaatgtatcagggggcaaacgggcatgaggctcatctgatgttaagtgataccacccatGGACAATGCTAAtggcttgcgagtgcgttgccggccttttaagaattgctacACTCGCTGAAGTACTActaagaattggttcggaattaCTTCTggttggttccacatagtggtgatgCAAAAAGtgtctgtgggcagctggttccacatagtggtgatgCAAAAAGtgtctgtgggcagctggttccacatagtggtgatgCAAAAAGtgtctgtgggcagctggttccacatagtggtgatgCAAAAAGtgtctgtgggcagctggttccacatagtggtgatgCAAAAAGtgtctgtgggcagctggttccacatagtggtgatgCAAAAAGtgtctgtgggcagctggttccacatagtggtgatgCAAAGTGGCTCAAAAACACTTGGTTGAAACTtggacgtccgatgatgaaacacAGCTGCTGGTATTAATTTGgactctgaacactctccatgataaatgcggtagaagatgcagagataCCCCACACCTCTACACCTAGGGATCAATTAGTTGAATATATTACCTGTAATCGGTTCTTATATGCTGTAATCTGCAATTCCAGCTTTTTGTTTTGGAGCGTCAACTTCTGCAATTCTATATACTTCCCGTTGTCATTCAAGAAGCGCctgaaaattataaagttatttacgTCTGGACTAATGTAAAAATGCATCTCACTTTTCATTAAAGCGTGTGGAGGAAAGTGAACAGTTTCTCCAACCTAAAGAGAAGATCCTCAACTAGTCTGACTCAGTCATGCCAACTCCAACAGAATGTTTCCCGTACCAACTTCAAAAACCCCCTCTTTAGACTGTTTTACAGTCGGTTTGAgaggtaattttaaattaaaaaagggaAAAGAAACCCCCGTGTCATCTTGATTCCTTCAAAAATTTTGGGGGAAATCTTACAAGTTGGCATCACCAGTCTGACCACTGACTGACTCCAATATCGAAATGTATATGTGAATAAGAGGAAATACTTCGATATTTAGGTGAAGGTTCTATTACAAGTTAAAGAGAAGATCCTGGTCTAACCACTGACTGGCTCGGAGGCCCTAGTGGCTATTTTTCGTAATGAAATCTTGCTGAAGGCCTGAAAAGCTAAGACAGCTGAGCATAagctgttttggcgagcgtagcgTCTGATTCGGGACCTGGACTATCTCAAGGTCGTGCATACGAGATTCGGACCTCGGCTTGGGTCGCCGCGAggtggtcaatcgcctgaagggcaggacggaAGCTCTGGCGATaggaacaataaaaacttacCTATAAGCTAGATCAAACGCCTGTCCAATAGTTAGAGTGATCTCCGAAGCTAATTTCGTCGAAATGAACACAAAGCATTCGTGTTTCTCCATATTTGTATCGTGTCCATTTACACCGTTGACTGTGCTGCCACCTGAAAAATACAgcgttttaattatacaatgttttaattatacaaaattttaattacagcattttaattatacagcGCTTTAATTATAAAGCCCTTTAATAATACAgtgttataattatacaaagttttaattatacagCGCTTTAATAATTcagctttttaataatacagtgttttaataatacagcactggaaataatacaaaatagtcAATAATACAGTATTGGTAATAATACACCAAAGGTAGTAATGGAACATTGGTAATAATACAGCATTGGTAGTAGTAGAGCGTTAGTACAATTTTGATGAATCGattataagatttatttttgagaaagtgatttaatttaataattaaacatgtaaaccattttattgtttattaaaaaaatatgtacaaaCACTTTTGTGATAAAAGAGCGAAaatgtgtttatatttttttttatttctagtaatacaatgtttgtaattaaCATTGAGTCAGTGGTAAGACTGGTCGAAGACTTTCTTAAGGTCAGAGGAAGAACAGCACCTTTCATCACCCACATATGCCTTAAGTAGTAAATTCAACTTAAATTAGCCTCCCATGTCCTCATtggacataaaaaaatatcttacctTTAGCAATAAAAGAGAAATACTTCTTTGCCCCTTTATCATCAGCGCAGTAGGAGATTCTATGAAGTGGAAATTGATACATCACATTGTTCGTTCTTGGCTCCTAAAATGAGAATTTAGAtgttaaagaaatacaattatttatattacatgaTGATAATTTAACCTAGCACAAAAAAGAacactaaaaacaataaataaccttaaaatatgttattaaaaggagttcctttaggcaaggttccgaagatactggcagcgttccccctttgaatagctagactaatactttgtccgaggtagctgccagctcttcggtctcctgtgatgtcgactaacctttttgatatttccttAAAATGACTTATAGCGCTAACCCCACAGatgggtctcgacaccgaatgggacaaaatcatattcggagcctagacccctgtaatgtgactccttttaataatatattttgatattaaagtCATGTTAAAACCAATCAGTcaatcaatatatttataacttcaaaaatactgaACGGATTTTGATACAGTTCACTCCAAAAGATGGAGTGATTCCTGAATAAGGTTTCGGTTAATTATGGTTTTCTGTAAATTTACTGACTATTGTTGAGGTCGCAAAATACACGAGGGGTgaacctacataataataagtgGCGAtaacaaccttttaggtctgggtcctATGTAACTGTTTCATAGGGCAAGTGGTCAGCTGTGCTTAGACATTATTGGGTTCTTCAAGCACAGTACTAATAGTTTCAATAGACAAGCCCCCGTGTCATTAGAAACTTTCGAAATGAAATCGAGTTGACATTTCAGTCACGTACTGACTCCAAAAATGGAGGAAAAATTTCACTTTTCACTTTACTATTGAGTTCATTGTagaatagtataagatcccgctatacaacgaccttcaccgagatgcttatttaatgaaacgtattttatatttaatttaatatgtcaataaatataatccatatgggttgtctagcaaatttcagtccagagtatgtttaattaataattgaaaaaaaatattttttgaaacatttcaccggtatgattattagataaattctataccaatcgaaagtatgaagcccatagaatatgcaaactttaTGCTGCCCATTCTTTTCCGATCACAACTATCGGGTTGCCAGGTATAAACAGGTAAATCTGTACTAGCATTTGCAACGGTctgtttattgaatgaaatttaaatgaaattaaagattattttattctgaacaCGGTGGTATAGGGTTGGCTGCGAAAAATCAGTCCAGAATTGCGGttgtcgaattttaaaaagtaaaatattgctcCAAGAGAATGTGTGCGACTGAGAGGTCCCAACCGACCATCCCATGCGATAGAAGAGGACACAGCATACTATTTGGGCttggaaaagaaaaggatagCGATGGACTCGTATATACTATGCATCATTTTggagtagtttattatttaaatagagaaatagttatttaatttttttttaataaattaattatttatgtgtatattttttgtgacactaaagtatatacatgtcaccgtaaaattgtaaacaccgttagattgtaatctatctcgcgagattgtaaactgtcgaaatattgtgaacctcaacgaactgcttacaatttaacgtattattattcggtagattgtaatctatcgaagtgaaaccgtcaaattgtgaaacggatcgcacctcgcgcgctgattaATAGAACAGAATATGCCCCGCGccaccatatttgtttgtttgttgtcGAATGTAAATTGATTGTTTTGATGAATGTAAATTGATGTCGTGTTGTAAGTAACTCACAGCTTTAGaattagttatatgaaattattgggaagtaaaattaatctgtgattgaccaaagaagtttgaatgataactaagttagtgttggaaatgaaatgaaagaaaattgaactaatttttcaattttaatttgtgtttgaagagaaaatattgttacgtttctgatttttttattttgatatatttttttttatcatgtgATGTCAGAATTATTGATTACctactaagtaataaatactaatttttgaagtgcattcattttatttgaccGATACCCTTGTTTCATTCCTAACTCTATGGACATATAACGGTCTACTATAAAGCCGACCAATCAGCGCTCGAGGTGCgtaccgtttcacaatttgacggcttcacttcgatagattacaatctaccgaataataatacgttaaattgtaagcagtacgctgaggttcacaatctttcgacagtttataatctcgcgagatagattacaatctaacggtatttacaattttacgttattatatacatctttagtaaaaaagaaggtgattcatatataatactagcctgattaaaaatattgattgaaaaaaattaaaaaatttactacatgcaaattataaatctataaatgtaaACAGAGAAATTGAAATCAATTGAAACTATtggaaaaaattcaaaacccataaaagtgaatttttttaatcagggtaatcttgcaaattttatttttattataagaagacaaaataaaaaaaacaacaattaaaaaattacttctacctatttattgtaaaaaattaaaaatacaatttttttttttaaattattcagaaTCCGAGTCATCGGACATAAAACTACGATCTTCAACTTCTGAATCTTCTTCGTCATCACTCTCTGCTTCACTTTTTTCGACAATGTCTTCTATCTTTAAAGGTGTATGATCCCCAATGAATCCTACTGGTTTTAATATTCATCTAAGAACCATCCGCAGTTCTCAGGCTCAAGtttcacatatatttatagatttataatttgcatgtagtaaattttttaatttttttcaatcaatatttttaatcaggctagtattatatatgaatcactataaccttcttttttactaaagatgtaaatatactttagtgtcacataaaaaatatacaaataaataattaattgataaaaaaaattaaataactatttctctatttaaataataaactactccAAAATGATGCATAGTATATACGAGTCCATCGctatccttttcttttccaaGCCCAAATAGTATGCTGTGTCCTCTTCTATCGCATGGGATGGTCGGTTGGGACCTCTCAGTCGCACACATTCTCTTGgagcaatattttactttttaaaattcgacaaCCGCAATTCTGGACTGATTTTTCGCAGCCAACCCTATACCACCGtgttcagaataaaataatctttaatttcatttaaatttcattcaataaacagACCGTTGCAAATGCTAGTACAGATTTACCTGTTTATACCTGGCAACCCGATAGTTGTGACCGGAAAAGAATGGGCAGCAtaaagtttgcatattctatgggcttcatactttcgattggtatagaatttatctaataatcataccggtgaaatgttcaaaaaaatatttttttaaaattattaattaaacatactctggactgaaatttgctagacaacccatatggattatatttattgacatattaaattaaatataaaatacgtttcattaaataagcatctcggtgaaggtcgttgtatagcgggatcttagaccagaAGGTTATTCACGTTCGTTAGTGTTGTAATCTTTACTAATGAGGTAAAATTTGTCAGGCTGTAATCTGTGGATTTTGAACCGATATACAATTTACCAGCCACGTTTGTATGGGCTATAATAACCCGACTGAAGACTTTCGTGAAGTATGTTTCTTACGCTGCCTTAACTAGAGATATATGAGTTCTAGAAATAAAGAGCTTGATAATGCCATGTCAGAGACATATGTCTtacttttacataataaataaattgcttaTTAGTGAAGAAAGTACATTTAGATcaaccatataaaaataggcatgtaaatgtcattttaattatcataataagaacagttatttataacttttggaCCAAATACTATCCCTATAAAGAtaccttgcctttaaaaatctaatcttCTTCCCCTTAGCAGGGTGTAACTTCTGGGAAGGTAAttgaataagtaaaaatagtATGAcgtaacagattttttttaatattggtgCAACATGCACCCACATGGCTGgctataaaaacaaatcaaacTCAAAAAACTACTGCACGATTTTCACCAATATCTAGAACGATTCATGAAGAAGGTTCTGCCAAATTCTTAACttttctggcaatgtgagtgtgtGGGCGGCAACACTTAACaacagatgagcctcctgcccgtttgcctcctgttacataaaatataatatttaaaatatacctgTACAGCCACTCCATCCACAGACACGGTGATCTCCACCTTCTTGCATTTGGCAGCATCTTTTGTCTCAGACTTCTTTAGTTGCTGCGTGAATTGCAGCTTCTTGATGGCGTCCTTGACCACTTCAATCCCTTTCGGCTGATCCACATGTGTGCACCCGAGGAACTgaaattatttggaaaatttaaaataaactgttAAAAGCTCCTACACTTAGCTAAGCTGTTTGGGGGCAAGAAATCCCAGTAGGCTGAATGAAAGACAGGTATGCTGTCTGAAGCCGAGGCCTATATAGTCCAAGGGATAATTGTGGAACAGACTTTgagaatatgaaaaataaagagaTACTGGCTTTATAAAGCGTTATGGAGCAGGACCGTGTCGAACTATGACTGTAAGAGGACCATGTTGGACAATGACCGTGATAAGACCGTGCCGTGCATGGAGAGTTGGAGAATGGGCTATTTGAGAGTATTTTGTCATTGAGAGTAATCCGTATAAAAATATGGTTTTAAAAAGCGTTATGGAATTAGGTACTCAGAGTTAGCCATTTATTTAAGGAAAtccttatgaattttttatgcatattcagtaagtctgagaatcggctatctgtctttcaaacccctaagtgataaggggtctCCATCCCAAAAAGAgatgtatgctgtatcattaaaaaaaatttttatgatacagcatacataaatacatacaacccctaatattttttcttctacgatcaacccaatttttttattagtttatcaAAATCTTcagacttgaactctgaggtttatatagagaaatatTCACAGAAAACGATATCAattttcattccagaaaacaGAACAGTCACTCGGGtcgcatagcaaaatgttccatgttggtatgtactaaaaggAAGGCTAAATTAAATCACAtaaaggagaaacgaagttcgagGGGACAGCtagtctaaaaataaatcacgATGGTCGCCCTCACCGTGTAGTGTTAATTGAGAAGATCGTTGCACAATCTACACTAAAcgaagtacatatatataatatatatcatatatgttACACAAAGTACGTAATAATTACTTATGTCACGGTCAATGGCTTTAAGTATCATGTCGCATGCAATGTTTAATTACTTCGGATCTATATTGATATGTTAATTTGACTCCTTGGCTGgaacatacaaaaaaagaatcagcGCTGCAAccacctctttaggtctgggcctcagatttctgaatctgtttcatgatcatttttacacgctttatattagcttaatcacctgtatgtatgtatgtaaccgactcctttggactcgattttgacccacttttaacggacagatttaattcaaagttTGCGCACCtatcaaagatcgatgacaatgcaagaatccgaaaaaaaattgaaataataaatttttttttaactaaaacaaacataaataatagtttaaaaaaactaaaaaacacgcttttaaagcacattacacaattaggaattatttgtcactttttagtttgatgtgctttaaaagcgtgttttttagtttttttaaactacatattatttattcaatctaatacgcaagtaggttcctccagtgcctgacacacgccgtcgactttttgggtctaagacatgtcggtttcctcacgatgttttccttcaccgttcgagtgaatgaaaatgcgcacatagaaagaaagaccattggtgcacaaccgcgGATCGacccacgacctcagggtgaggccactaggccaacactgctcgctTGAACACATAAAAAATGCCAATTTGAACGATACTCATCTGTATTAAGTGATAACAACCATggacaatgccagaaggcttttGAGAATTGGTAATGGTGAATATTTCGGCGTGCCCACTACTAAACACCCAAGTTCGAGGTCCTTTAACGCGAACTGGCTAGAAGGAGACGCAAGTCCTGGTTAAAGAATCTTCTGCAATTGGTTGCACCAAGTTGTCAAGAAGGGCATTAAAGTAGCCAACCTTCTATAGCACTATAAGAAAAGATTAAAACTTCTTAGATCTTTTTATACAATGAGGGGTAAAATGAGCCTACGGACGCGCAAAATGGGCAGTAATCGCAGCACATGGACACTTATATTAGTGTGTATTGCCGGCTTTTGAGGGAGAAGTATACTCTGCATGATTCGGAGAGGAAAGGGAAGAGCTTCCGGGAGTCCCACACACACTAAACGCGACCTGTTTTTCGTGGGTTTGAGTGCGAAAGTTAATTTCTGGGGGCATTTCCTAATCTCTTTCAGGATCttagccttctgtgcctgttTGGGTCTAATATCAGACCAGCTGACAAAGCTCTTTTGTTAAAATCATACAGACAGGCCGTCAGAATACCTAGTGCTTATCGAAAAGTTCAACTGTATACCCCTTATCATGTGACGTACGCCCCCACTGATAACGGACAACACCCACAAACACGTGCCGTCTCGAATATCCTTTGTAATGCGGAATACAAacgatttataaataaaccacGCAATCACTTCTGTTATTGCTACATTTTCCTCAACAAATTTAAAGTGGGTTTCCGCTGGATCAACAAAGAGCCTATGGCGGGAGGAAGTACAGGACATGGAGCACTGAAAGATTCTCGCTCCAGGCCAAGACTCTTCTTGGGTAGCAGAGCCAGCGGAGTGAAGGtctgtgtcaggcacagacggctgatcacctactagtcTAAATAGCTATTACTTTCCCTTTTAGCCGGCTGAAAAACCGTGGCCCtagttaatttattcaagCTCCTTCCGCGGAGTATATCAAGTATGTCCATacttatatgtaaattattgtaatacatttaattctcTTATACAAAACATACTCTTATATAGCTTCTTCTTCTATGATATTGATGAAaagtacagaaataaaaaataaaacaaaagttatcGATGCATTATCACAGTGCAAAAAACAAGTGAAAGTGGAAAGTGGGTGGCCCATACCGCTCGCATTAACAATATGCTCGCATGGACAAACAGGGCAACTAGGTGGAAAGGCCACCAGGGAAAATAAAGAGAGGTCACCTGCATGGTGGGCTGACGAGCTTAAAGTTGGTGGGAAAGATTGGGAGAAAATCCTCAAGATAGAGAGACATGGAGCCAGTTGGAGAAGGCCCATACTATAAGAGGTCTTGCAAAGATGGATTAAtgtttcaagaaataaatgaggctttattattttgtttccacaaaataataatatagcctttcATTTCAGATACATTTACATTTCatttacacatttatatttcttaagaTTCTTAGGTTTTGTTAATCTGTGTGCTCCTTTTGGCTAAttccaaatcccgccattcctTCACAGTGCTCTATCTGCCATTTATTAGCTGTTTCCTTGGTCCACCTTCTAAATTGTATTCacctttttcttttattgtaccttgggcacctgtttattactatattatataaatagttattacCAGTTTGAACTAAAActaaagttaaaaagaagtaACACTTATTTGatcaagtttaatttaaaaaactaattatggactttacaaatcattataaattactaCAGAAATATCTATGTAATAATGATTGTTTATTCTCACTAAATTTTTCTCTACTTTTTAAGACCTGTCGATCAGAAGTGATGGAGGCCTGATGACCTGTAACACAGGTACTCTTACCTTTagcaggcatcagtctcacacaaACTAACATTTTCCCTAAATATAAGAAAGacaattattcatttataataataataatatagtttttgtgagaaaaattaataaagattattattattattaatatcgaGAAATCTCCATGTTATAAGGGAGAAGGAGTCTTTCTTCCCACAAAAAGACCGTGTCAAAAACGTGTCATCGTCAAAACCACTCATGCGCCGCTCATCTCAAATTCGGCCTCGGGTTGAAGGTGACGATTTCTTTGTCATACAACCTTCAATTACTTGTTCCTTTCATATTGTTctcctatttatttatttactttgttatatacataaaaaatacgttacatacataaaaaaacacgttacataagttattaggcaacgacTCTCTTACTTAGgagtatagaaaatatattagattCACCAAGTTTACCGATAAAGCAAAATTACTTGTAACGCGTAAATTCCTGATAATCGTGTTAATTAACTATCATGTAATAACAACATTTTTGAGTTTCTCTTCGGATCACCCATAATAAGAATGGCAAAGGATTGACGCCTTTGAGACGCGGTGCTGAGGCAAATGCTAAGAATACCGTGGACTGCGAAGCGCACCAAAACATCCATCCTGACCCAACTTCACATACGGACTATCTACCATATGCCTACAGCGAAGCATCTTAGTTTGGCTATACAATGCGAAGAGGCGATGGGAACTTGGGGAAACCGATCGTGGTTGGTGGAAGGtaaaagatcacgtggccgttcaccaaccagatggaccgatcaagtgaaagacttaACGTTCTCAAAACTATACACTGTTATAAtagaggcgctggacagaaaccagTGGAATCAGTCCACGCCAGTTTCCTTCCTGACCAGACAGCTCCGACATGAGCTACCGACCGAAgagagataataataataataagcctttattcttcacatataatatacaaatatatataatatatatactagctgacccggcttaCGTTGtcttgc is a window from the Pieris napi chromosome Z, ilPieNapi1.2, whole genome shotgun sequence genome containing:
- the LOC125062310 gene encoding PTB domain-containing adapter protein ced-6 isoform X1 is translated as MDGPLVTSYSEDFSGKGKNSRMSTLLFWQGKGKANGAPNGRNWIHAPDALVKGHVAYLVKFLGCTHVDQPKGIEVVKDAIKKLQFTQQLKKSETKDAAKCKKVEITVSVDGVAVQEPRTNNVMYQFPLHRISYCADDKGAKKYFSFIAKGGSTVNGVNGHDTNMEKHECFVFISTKLASEITLTIGQAFDLAYRRFLNDNGKYIELQKLTLQNKKLELQITAYKNRLQELSKITYKDDLSAYLTRNKISDIVEFKTPLELEKQISSLSIANGFGCNGKVTEFGADALSNNSTDTNNSNDNNLLLSTPPPVHNNKTGMLLGDLSPSKTPSVGTKLEGLLMNSDSDSEFDPRAFESEPVSRFNSTIESPTPILAPPPKTPKRQNQNGNDPFGSTPFTVPAQSFAPRPNYDIDLNLQTSVFTSTNLTGYDPFDTQKAGIFGYGNNFNGFANLSEKRELDRGFDGFLDKTITEMKDGFSRGISFGNDDFSIDNLDPLKKN
- the LOC125062310 gene encoding PTB domain-containing adapter protein ced-6 isoform X2 — encoded protein: MSTLLFWQGKGKANGAPNGRNWIHAPDALVKGHVAYLVKFLGCTHVDQPKGIEVVKDAIKKLQFTQQLKKSETKDAAKCKKVEITVSVDGVAVQEPRTNNVMYQFPLHRISYCADDKGAKKYFSFIAKGGSTVNGVNGHDTNMEKHECFVFISTKLASEITLTIGQAFDLAYRRFLNDNGKYIELQKLTLQNKKLELQITAYKNRLQELSKITYKDDLSAYLTRNKISDIVEFKTPLELEKQISSLSIANGFGCNGKVTEFGADALSNNSTDTNNSNDNNLLLSTPPPVHNNKTGMLLGDLSPSKTPSVGTKLEGLLMNSDSDSEFDPRAFESEPVSRFNSTIESPTPILAPPPKTPKRQNQNGNDPFGSTPFTVPAQSFAPRPNYDIDLNLQTSVFTSTNLTGYDPFDTQKAGIFGYGNNFNGFANLSEKRELDRGFDGFLDKTITEMKDGFSRGISFGNDDFSIDNLDPLKKN